A single Pseudodesulfovibrio aespoeensis Aspo-2 DNA region contains:
- a CDS encoding DMT family transporter: protein MSDTQGKGLALLALLLAVTLWASSFIVLKVAFTRFDPMVVIFGRMAVASLCFLFVFRRLVRTVEYRPGDWKLLLFMGVCEPGLYFIFEAMALTYTDASQAGMICALLPLMVALGARFHLGEHTSRRTFAGFALAIVGAVALSAAATPSATAPNPALGNFLEFLAMVCATGYMVTLKGLMPRYSPWFLTMIQAFIGSIFYFPLLFLPSTAMPTTFDPLGIGAILFLGVFVTILAYGFYNFGMSKIPASQASAFVNLIPVITLVFAWFMLGERLAPLQYAASAVVLTGVFLSQDRKAAQPATA, encoded by the coding sequence ATGTCGGATACGCAAGGCAAGGGTTTGGCGCTGCTGGCGCTGCTGCTGGCAGTGACGCTCTGGGCCAGTTCGTTCATCGTGCTCAAGGTGGCCTTCACCCGGTTCGACCCCATGGTGGTCATCTTCGGACGCATGGCCGTGGCCTCCCTGTGCTTTCTCTTCGTCTTCCGGCGGCTGGTCCGGACCGTGGAATACCGGCCCGGCGACTGGAAACTGCTCCTGTTCATGGGCGTGTGCGAGCCGGGTCTCTACTTCATCTTCGAGGCCATGGCCCTGACCTACACCGACGCCTCCCAGGCGGGCATGATCTGCGCTCTGCTGCCCCTCATGGTGGCGCTTGGCGCGCGCTTCCACCTGGGCGAGCACACCTCGCGGCGCACCTTCGCGGGATTTGCCCTGGCCATTGTCGGCGCGGTGGCGCTGTCCGCCGCCGCCACGCCCAGCGCCACCGCGCCCAATCCCGCGCTGGGCAATTTTCTCGAATTCCTGGCCATGGTCTGCGCCACCGGCTACATGGTCACCCTGAAGGGGCTCATGCCGCGCTACTCCCCCTGGTTCCTGACCATGATCCAGGCATTCATCGGCTCCATATTCTACTTCCCGCTGCTCTTCCTGCCGAGCACCGCCATGCCCACGACCTTCGATCCCCTCGGCATCGGCGCCATCCTCTTCCTCGGCGTGTTTGTGACCATCCTGGCCTACGGCTTCTACAACTTCGGCATGTCCAAGATCCCGGCCAGCCAGGCGTCCGCCTTTGTCAACCTGATCCCGGTCATCACCCTGGTCTTTGCCTGGTTCATGCTGGGCGAACGGCTCGCCCCGCTCCAATATGCGGCATCCGCCGTGGTCCTTACCGGGGTCTTTCTGAGTCAGGACCGGAAAGCGGCGCAACCGGCAACGGCCTGA
- a CDS encoding 1,4-dihydroxy-6-naphthoate synthase, whose protein sequence is MPDALRIGFSPCPNDTFIFHALAAGTIPWPGGLDVTLADVEELNAMASEGRLDVVKVSAAAVAGILDAYVLLRAGGAMGYGVGPVLVGRAGAGGLAALDGKTVAIPGQRTTAALLFGLCCREAGVSVRLAPMVFDQVMPAVAAGRADAGVVIHEGRFTYGEHGLARILDLGAWWEAHTGLPIPLGAIAMRRSLGQGAAQTMNTAIRQSLLAALANSQGAWGYIRRHAQEMDEAIIREHIRTFVTDHSLDVGEAGERAMARLLAEAMPGADPDRLRAVFLRPLPVAPLSGPDSERPR, encoded by the coding sequence ATGCCTGACGCGCTTCGGATCGGCTTTTCGCCCTGCCCCAACGACACCTTCATATTTCATGCACTGGCCGCAGGGACCATCCCCTGGCCCGGCGGTCTGGACGTGACCCTGGCCGATGTGGAGGAACTCAACGCCATGGCCAGCGAGGGGCGGCTGGACGTGGTCAAGGTCTCGGCAGCGGCGGTGGCCGGGATTCTGGACGCCTATGTGCTGCTGCGGGCCGGTGGGGCCATGGGGTACGGGGTCGGGCCGGTGCTGGTGGGCCGGGCCGGGGCTGGCGGTCTGGCTGCGCTCGACGGCAAGACCGTGGCCATTCCCGGCCAGCGGACCACGGCGGCCCTGCTCTTTGGCCTGTGCTGCCGCGAGGCCGGGGTCTCGGTGCGGCTCGCGCCCATGGTCTTTGACCAGGTCATGCCTGCCGTGGCCGCAGGCCGGGCGGACGCGGGCGTGGTCATCCACGAGGGGCGGTTCACCTACGGCGAGCATGGGCTGGCGCGCATCCTCGATTTGGGGGCGTGGTGGGAGGCGCACACAGGCCTGCCCATCCCGCTGGGGGCCATTGCCATGCGGCGGTCGCTGGGCCAGGGAGCGGCGCAGACCATGAACACGGCGATCCGCCAAAGCCTGCTGGCGGCGCTGGCAAACTCGCAAGGGGCGTGGGGCTACATCAGGCGCCATGCCCAGGAGATGGACGAGGCAATCATCCGGGAACACATCCGCACCTTTGTCACGGACCACAGCCTGGATGTGGGCGAGGCCGGGGAGCGGGCCATGGCCCGGCTGCTGGCCGAGGCAATGCCCGGGGCGGACCCGGACCGGCTTCGGGCCGTGTTCCTCAGGCCGTTGCCGGTTGCGCCGCTTTCCGGTCCTGACTCAGAAAGACCCCGGTAA
- a CDS encoding TetR/AcrR family transcriptional regulator, with product MSPNTFENLPDDKRERVLAEAAREFADHGYHQASVNRMVGRLGIAKGSIFKYFGSKQGIFEYLFGQTVADFKKPLKQIRDSASGDFFERIGQSLLAGAEFITANPLIYRIYLKMVYQEGFPLRDRFLGEIRQASDKYLRGLVTDAMATGQLRPGIDADMAVHHLDAVMDRFLQACAIPALNARGASPGNTPDALRTRAEAVVDFLRHGLGAHTQTPEHQCRS from the coding sequence ATGTCGCCCAACACATTCGAGAACCTGCCGGACGACAAGCGCGAGCGCGTGCTGGCCGAGGCCGCCCGAGAGTTTGCAGACCACGGCTACCATCAGGCCAGCGTCAACCGCATGGTCGGGCGGCTGGGCATCGCCAAGGGGTCGATCTTCAAGTATTTCGGCTCGAAGCAGGGAATCTTCGAATACCTTTTCGGCCAGACCGTGGCCGACTTCAAGAAACCCCTCAAGCAGATCAGGGACAGCGCGTCCGGCGACTTTTTCGAGCGCATCGGGCAGAGCCTGCTGGCCGGGGCCGAATTCATCACCGCCAATCCGCTCATCTACCGCATCTACCTGAAGATGGTCTACCAGGAGGGGTTCCCCCTGCGCGACAGATTCCTGGGCGAGATCAGGCAGGCTTCGGACAAGTACCTGCGCGGGCTGGTCACAGACGCCATGGCAACAGGCCAGCTGAGACCCGGCATCGACGCGGACATGGCCGTCCATCACCTGGACGCGGTCATGGACCGCTTCCTCCAGGCCTGCGCCATCCCGGCCCTGAACGCCAGGGGCGCGTCCCCTGGCAACACCCCGGACGCCCTCAGGACCAGAGCCGAAGCCGTGGTCGATTTCCTGCGCCATGGGCTCGGCGCGCACACCCAAACCCCGGAACACCAATGCAGATCCTGA
- the mqnE gene encoding aminofutalosine synthase MqnE, which translates to MQILKSDFFDNMGLGDIRTKVANRERLTFDDGMRLFNCPEPLAVGALAQQVRARLHGDKAFYVVNRHINYTNICVNGCAFCAYQREEGQPGGFVLSLDEALARIDASPLPPREIHIVGGCHPRLGLDYFEALLQAIRQRLPEAVLKCFTAVEIAHFARLENIATREVLERLQAAGLGMLPGGGAEIFAPAVRERICPRKSTADQWLAIHEEAHALGIKTNCTMLFGHIEARADRIDHLIRLRESQDRSHGYTCFIPLPFLTENSTLTIDKPLTGLEELRTIAISRLMLDNIPHIKAYWVMLGVKQAQAALKFGADDFDGTVVEEKIGHEAGATSEQGLTRAGLEAMIRGCGCTPIERDAYFNEV; encoded by the coding sequence ATGCAGATCCTGAAAAGCGATTTCTTCGACAACATGGGACTTGGCGACATCCGCACCAAGGTCGCCAACCGTGAGCGGCTGACCTTTGACGACGGCATGCGCCTGTTTAACTGCCCGGAGCCCCTGGCCGTGGGCGCGCTGGCCCAGCAGGTGCGCGCCCGGCTGCATGGCGACAAGGCGTTCTATGTGGTCAACCGCCACATCAATTACACCAACATCTGCGTCAACGGCTGCGCCTTCTGCGCCTACCAGCGCGAGGAAGGCCAGCCCGGCGGCTTTGTCCTCTCCCTGGACGAAGCGCTGGCCCGCATCGACGCCTCGCCGCTCCCACCCCGCGAGATCCACATTGTGGGCGGCTGCCATCCCCGCCTTGGCCTCGACTACTTTGAGGCCCTGCTCCAGGCCATCCGCCAGCGGCTGCCCGAGGCCGTGCTCAAGTGTTTCACCGCCGTGGAGATCGCCCATTTCGCCCGTCTCGAAAACATCGCCACCCGCGAGGTGCTTGAGCGCCTTCAGGCCGCCGGGCTGGGCATGCTCCCTGGCGGCGGGGCCGAGATATTCGCCCCAGCCGTGCGCGAGCGCATCTGTCCGCGCAAGTCCACCGCCGACCAGTGGCTCGCCATCCACGAAGAGGCCCACGCTCTGGGCATCAAGACCAACTGCACCATGCTCTTCGGCCACATCGAGGCGCGCGCCGACCGCATCGATCACCTCATCCGGCTGCGCGAGAGCCAGGACCGCAGCCACGGCTACACCTGCTTCATCCCCCTGCCCTTCCTGACCGAAAACAGCACATTGACCATCGACAAGCCCCTGACCGGCCTTGAGGAGCTGCGGACCATCGCCATCAGCCGGTTGATGCTCGACAACATCCCGCACATCAAGGCCTACTGGGTCATGCTCGGTGTCAAGCAGGCCCAGGCCGCGCTCAAATTCGGGGCCGACGATTTCGACGGCACCGTGGTCGAGGAAAAAATCGGCCACGAGGCCGGGGCCACCAGCGAACAGGGACTGACCCGCGCCGGGCTCGAAGCCATGATCCGGGGCTGCGGCTGCACCCCCATCGAACGGGATGCGTATTTCAACGAGGTATAG
- the mqnC gene encoding cyclic dehypoxanthinyl futalosine synthase, protein MKVIERIFKKVLDGERIGADEAMILHDHAELADLGWLAHRVRLTKHPEPVVTYVVDRNINYSNICVCCCKFCAFYREPGQEGGYVLSLDEISRKIEETLALGGTQILMQGGHHPHLPLSWYESMLAHIKANHDIHIHAFSPPEIVFWSELEHIPVAEVIARLRKAGLDSIPGGGAEILVDEVRSRVAPNKCPARQWLAVMEEAHAQGLRTTATMMFGHLETVKQRVEHMLAVRDSQDRTGGFTAFIPWTFQPDSTGLAHCRKLTSVEYLRTLALSRILLDNVDNIQVSWVTMGPKIAQLALFFGGNDFGSTMIEENVVRAAGVSFSLSRNEIHRLIEDAGFAPRQRTMTYGLVEARP, encoded by the coding sequence ATGAAAGTGATAGAGAGAATTTTCAAGAAGGTTCTGGATGGGGAGCGGATCGGGGCGGACGAGGCCATGATTCTGCATGATCACGCGGAGCTGGCCGACCTGGGGTGGCTGGCCCACCGGGTGCGGCTGACCAAGCATCCCGAGCCGGTGGTCACCTATGTGGTGGATCGCAATATAAATTATTCAAACATCTGCGTGTGCTGCTGCAAGTTTTGCGCGTTCTACCGCGAGCCGGGGCAGGAGGGCGGATATGTGCTCTCGCTGGACGAGATCAGCCGCAAGATAGAGGAGACCCTCGCCCTGGGCGGCACGCAGATCCTCATGCAGGGCGGACATCATCCGCATCTGCCTCTGTCCTGGTATGAGTCGATGCTGGCCCATATCAAGGCCAACCACGACATCCACATCCACGCCTTTTCGCCGCCGGAGATCGTCTTCTGGAGCGAGCTTGAGCACATCCCGGTGGCCGAGGTCATCGCCCGGCTGCGTAAGGCAGGGCTCGATTCCATCCCCGGCGGCGGGGCCGAGATCCTGGTGGACGAAGTTCGCTCGCGGGTCGCGCCCAACAAGTGCCCGGCCCGACAGTGGCTGGCGGTCATGGAGGAAGCCCACGCCCAGGGGTTGCGCACCACCGCCACCATGATGTTCGGCCACCTGGAGACCGTCAAACAGCGCGTGGAGCACATGCTGGCCGTGCGCGACAGCCAGGACCGCACCGGCGGATTCACGGCCTTCATCCCCTGGACCTTCCAGCCGGACAGCACCGGGCTGGCCCACTGCCGCAAGCTGACCAGCGTCGAATATCTGCGCACCCTGGCCCTCTCGCGCATCCTGCTCGACAACGTGGACAACATCCAGGTCTCCTGGGTGACCATGGGGCCAAAGATCGCCCAGCTCGCCCTCTTCTTCGGCGGCAACGACTTCGGCTCGACCATGATCGAGGAGAACGTGGTCAGGGCCGCCGGGGTCTCCTTCAGCCTCTCGCGCAACGAGATCCACCGCCTCATTGAGGACGCGGGGTTCGCTCCCAGACAGCGGACCATGACCTATGGGCTGGTGGAGGCCCGGCCATGA
- a CDS encoding menaquinone biosynthetic enzyme MqnA/MqnD family protein: MTVRIGKIGYLNVLPIYHPIESGIIGHGFSIVSGPPSALNRLMDAGQLDISAASSIEYARHPEKYYLVPDIAIGSRGPVQSVLLLSRCPVEELHGQTIVVSAQTHTSAALLRVLLAEWQIEPTFVTGDATAMLSTGHRPQAILCIGDEALNLRFHPDYPVRTDLGEAWRNLTGLPFIFGVWIVQRTSFERNGPAIRQACAALLAAKCWGESNIAAMCALAAESSCLSQAEMCSYFDGLVYDLGPEEIAGMTLFYQRLAHNGFIDAVPALHFLP; encoded by the coding sequence ATGACCGTGCGCATCGGCAAGATCGGCTACCTCAACGTCCTGCCCATCTACCATCCCATCGAGTCCGGGATCATCGGCCACGGCTTCTCCATCGTCTCCGGGCCGCCCTCGGCCCTGAACCGGCTCATGGACGCGGGCCAGCTCGACATCTCCGCTGCATCAAGCATCGAATACGCGCGCCATCCGGAAAAATACTACCTCGTGCCGGACATCGCCATCGGCAGCCGAGGCCCGGTGCAGAGCGTGCTGCTCCTCAGCCGCTGCCCGGTCGAGGAACTGCACGGCCAGACCATCGTGGTCAGCGCGCAGACGCACACCTCGGCTGCCCTGCTGCGCGTCCTGCTGGCCGAGTGGCAGATCGAGCCGACCTTTGTCACCGGGGACGCCACGGCCATGCTCTCGACCGGCCACAGACCCCAGGCCATTTTGTGCATCGGAGACGAGGCGCTCAACCTGCGCTTTCACCCCGACTACCCGGTGCGCACCGACCTCGGCGAGGCGTGGCGCAACCTGACCGGGCTGCCTTTCATCTTCGGCGTCTGGATCGTGCAGCGCACCAGCTTTGAGCGCAACGGTCCGGCCATCAGGCAGGCCTGCGCCGCCCTGCTCGCGGCCAAATGCTGGGGCGAGTCCAATATTGCAGCCATGTGCGCCCTGGCCGCAGAGAGCAGTTGTCTGAGCCAGGCGGAAATGTGCTCGTACTTTGACGGGCTGGTCTATGACCTCGGTCCCGAGGAAATTGCTGGCATGACCCTCTTCTACCAGCGGCTGGCGCATAACGGCTTCATCGACGCGGTCCCTGCGCTGCATTTTCTCCCGTAA
- a CDS encoding selenium metabolism-associated LysR family transcriptional regulator has product MDIRKLEAFYNVYELQNFSKAGEVMYLSQPTISSHVANLEAELGVKLFDRLGRRVIPTQAGEILYRSAVAIFENVKQARTSIEVLRDTVAGELVIGCSTIPAHHMLPEYLAVFGAQYSQVSFTVHTSDSGDVIAKVTEGQWPVGIVGHKPEGEDLAAHALLEDETVVVASRGASWLPRSSGPVPVSQLALLPWVMRERGSATRQALEDTLGRIGLSLQDINVRCWVDGTCEAVAHVLSGVGLSVTSELATRQLVESGALVRLDVPELMGRRRFHLIYHKGRQMFPAYKAFVDFCLSR; this is encoded by the coding sequence ATGGACATCCGTAAACTCGAAGCGTTTTACAATGTCTACGAGTTGCAGAATTTTTCCAAGGCTGGCGAAGTGATGTACCTTTCGCAGCCGACCATCAGCTCCCATGTCGCCAATCTGGAAGCCGAGCTTGGGGTTAAGCTCTTTGACCGTCTCGGGCGCAGAGTCATTCCCACCCAGGCCGGGGAAATCCTGTACCGCAGCGCGGTGGCGATCTTCGAGAACGTCAAGCAGGCCCGGACCTCCATTGAGGTGCTGCGCGACACGGTCGCGGGCGAGCTGGTCATCGGGTGCAGCACCATTCCGGCCCACCACATGCTGCCGGAATACTTGGCCGTCTTTGGCGCGCAGTATTCCCAGGTCTCGTTCACTGTGCATACCAGCGACTCCGGCGATGTCATCGCCAAGGTGACGGAGGGCCAGTGGCCGGTGGGTATTGTCGGCCACAAGCCGGAGGGCGAGGATCTGGCCGCGCACGCGCTTCTTGAGGACGAAACCGTGGTCGTGGCCTCTCGCGGCGCGTCCTGGTTGCCGCGTTCCTCCGGGCCGGTGCCTGTCAGCCAATTGGCCCTGCTGCCCTGGGTCATGCGCGAGAGAGGGTCCGCTACCCGGCAAGCCCTTGAGGATACACTGGGTCGCATCGGTCTGAGCTTGCAGGATATCAATGTCCGCTGTTGGGTCGATGGCACTTGCGAGGCGGTTGCCCATGTCCTGAGCGGCGTGGGCCTCAGCGTGACCTCGGAACTGGCCACCCGGCAGCTGGTGGAAAGCGGAGCCCTGGTGCGTCTCGACGTGCCCGAGCTGATGGGCCGCCGCCGGTTCCACCTCATCTATCACAAGGGCCGTCAGATGTTCCCGGCGTACAAGGCGTTTGTGGATTTTTGCCTGAGCCGGTAG
- the rplQ gene encoding 50S ribosomal protein L17 yields MRHRKSGCKLNRDSAHRTAMFKNMARALLTYEQIRTTEVKAKELRRVVDKLITLALRDDLHCRRQAYKVLGSHQLVQRLFDEIGPRFEGGQGGYTRIVKLSQPRTGDCAPMVIIELTKKAADAPVKAEEKGTSPEKETSKKAAAKAPAKKKAEEPADKAEQAPAAAPDESGTTKEA; encoded by the coding sequence ATGAGGCATAGAAAGTCCGGGTGCAAGCTCAATCGGGACAGTGCTCACCGCACCGCCATGTTCAAGAACATGGCCCGTGCGCTTTTGACCTACGAGCAAATTCGCACCACTGAAGTCAAGGCCAAGGAACTGCGTCGCGTTGTCGACAAGCTCATCACCCTGGCTCTTCGCGACGACCTGCACTGCCGCCGCCAGGCCTACAAGGTCCTGGGCAGCCATCAGCTTGTGCAGCGTCTCTTTGACGAGATCGGCCCCCGTTTTGAGGGCGGCCAGGGTGGATATACCCGCATCGTCAAGCTCTCCCAACCCCGTACCGGCGACTGCGCCCCCATGGTCATCATCGAGCTGACCAAGAAGGCCGCAGACGCTCCCGTCAAGGCGGAGGAGAAGGGGACGTCCCCTGAGAAGGAAACCTCCAAGAAGGCAGCCGCGAAAGCCCCTGCCAAGAAGAAGGCCGAGGAACCGGCTGACAAGGCGGAGCAGGCCCCTGCCGCGGCGCCTGATGAATCCGGGACCACGAAGGAAGCCTAA
- a CDS encoding DNA-directed RNA polymerase subunit alpha, whose translation MLIENGDKLINTRNWSELVKPEKLMRDGKSNIRYGKFICEPLERGYATTIGNAMRRVLLSSMQGCAIVAASIEGVQHEFTTLPGVLEDMTEVVLNLKQVRIAMTTDEPQRLVLEADKKGQVIAGMIQENQNVRILNTDQLIATLTEDRPLKMELEVRMGKGYVPADMHEGLTEEIGAVILDASYSPVKKVAYSVEQARVGQMTNYDKLILEVWTDGSVTPEDACAYSAKILKDQLSVFINFDELSSETMEEVDSSIDLNPNLFKSIDELELSVRATNCLKAANIQLVGELVQRTEQAMLKTKNFGRKSLDEIRRVLDSMSLKFGMGVEDFDKKYQEWLKRKEKNEA comes from the coding sequence ATGCTTATTGAGAACGGCGACAAACTCATCAACACCCGCAACTGGAGTGAACTGGTAAAACCCGAGAAGCTGATGCGCGACGGCAAGTCGAACATCAGATACGGGAAGTTCATTTGCGAACCCCTTGAGCGCGGCTATGCCACCACCATTGGCAACGCCATGCGCCGGGTTCTTCTTTCCTCTATGCAGGGGTGTGCCATTGTTGCCGCCTCCATAGAGGGAGTGCAGCACGAGTTCACGACGCTGCCGGGTGTTCTCGAAGACATGACGGAGGTTGTGCTGAACCTGAAGCAGGTCCGCATTGCCATGACCACCGACGAGCCCCAGAGACTGGTCCTTGAAGCCGATAAGAAGGGTCAGGTCATTGCCGGCATGATCCAGGAGAATCAGAACGTCAGAATTCTGAACACCGATCAGCTGATAGCCACTCTGACCGAGGACCGTCCCCTGAAGATGGAGCTCGAAGTGCGCATGGGCAAGGGCTATGTGCCTGCGGACATGCACGAAGGTTTGACCGAGGAGATCGGCGCCGTTATTCTGGATGCCAGCTACTCTCCGGTCAAGAAGGTCGCGTACTCCGTGGAGCAGGCTCGTGTCGGCCAGATGACCAACTATGACAAACTCATCCTCGAAGTGTGGACCGACGGATCGGTCACCCCTGAGGATGCCTGTGCATACAGCGCCAAGATCCTCAAGGACCAGTTGTCCGTGTTCATCAATTTTGATGAACTTTCCTCCGAGACCATGGAGGAAGTGGACAGCTCCATTGACCTGAACCCGAATCTCTTCAAGAGCATTGATGAACTCGAACTTTCCGTTCGGGCCACCAACTGCCTGAAGGCGGCCAACATCCAACTGGTTGGCGAATTGGTTCAGCGCACCGAGCAGGCCATGCTCAAGACCAAGAATTTTGGTCGCAAGTCTCTGGACGAAATCCGTCGCGTCCTGGATTCCATGAGCCTCAAATTCGGCATGGGTGTCGAGGATTTTGACAAGAAATACCAGGAATGGTTGAAGAGGAAAGAGAAAAATGAGGCATAG
- the rpsD gene encoding 30S ribosomal protein S4, translated as MARYTEAKCKLCRREGTKLFLKGDRCYTDKCAYEKRPYPPGHAGRMRHKMSDYAVQLREKQKVRRMYGILEGQFRAYYERADGMKGVTGHNLLMLLERRLDNVIFRLGFANSRDQARQLVRHGIFQLNGRRVNVPSMQVKAEDVIQVREEARKIPVINEAQEVIARRGCPDWLESDGANFKGTVKAMPSRDNIQFPINEQLIVELYSK; from the coding sequence GTGGCTAGATATACTGAAGCAAAATGCAAGCTGTGCCGCCGTGAGGGGACCAAGCTGTTCCTCAAGGGCGATCGCTGCTACACCGATAAATGCGCGTACGAGAAGCGTCCCTACCCTCCGGGACACGCCGGACGCATGCGCCACAAGATGAGCGACTACGCCGTCCAGCTTCGCGAGAAGCAGAAGGTCCGCCGCATGTACGGCATCCTCGAAGGCCAGTTCCGCGCCTACTACGAGCGCGCCGACGGCATGAAGGGCGTGACCGGTCACAACCTGTTGATGCTCCTCGAGCGTCGCCTCGACAACGTGATCTTCCGCCTCGGCTTTGCCAACTCCCGCGACCAGGCCCGCCAGCTGGTGCGTCATGGCATCTTTCAGCTCAATGGCCGCCGGGTGAACGTCCCGTCCATGCAGGTCAAGGCTGAGGATGTCATCCAGGTCCGCGAGGAAGCCCGCAAGATCCCCGTGATCAATGAGGCCCAGGAAGTCATCGCACGCCGTGGCTGCCCCGACTGGCTTGAGTCCGACGGCGCCAACTTCAAGGGCACGGTTAAGGCCATGCCGAGCCGGGACAATATCCAGTTCCCGATCAACGAGCAGCTGATTGTTGAATTGTACTCCAAGTAA
- the rpsK gene encoding 30S ribosomal protein S11 translates to MAKPRRSGKKKEKKIIPVGIAHVKATFNNTIVTFTDVKGNVVSWASAGAHFKGSRKSTPFAAQMAAESAAKRAQDSGMRTVGIYVKGPGSGREAAMRAISNAGFKVTFIRDITPIPHNGCRPPKRRRV, encoded by the coding sequence ATGGCTAAACCCCGTCGATCTGGGAAAAAGAAAGAGAAGAAGATCATTCCCGTTGGCATCGCACACGTCAAAGCCACGTTCAACAACACGATCGTGACTTTCACCGATGTCAAGGGCAATGTCGTCAGCTGGGCTTCTGCAGGCGCTCACTTCAAGGGCTCCCGCAAGTCCACTCCTTTCGCGGCGCAGATGGCCGCGGAATCTGCGGCCAAACGGGCTCAGGATTCCGGCATGCGCACCGTCGGCATTTACGTCAAGGGCCCCGGCTCCGGACGTGAGGCCGCCATGCGCGCCATCAGCAACGCAGGCTTCAAGGTGACCTTCATTCGGGATATCACACCGATTCCCCATAATGGTTGCCGTCCGCCCAAACGCCGCAGGGTCTAA
- the rpsM gene encoding 30S ribosomal protein S13 has protein sequence MARIAGVDLPRNKRMDIALTYIYGIGRTMALQILDTVKVDWQKNSDDLSADEVNVIRTEIENNHKVEGDLRRDITSNIKRLMDIGSYRGLRHRRGLPVRGQKTKTNARTRKGPRRSVMGRKKK, from the coding sequence ATGGCACGTATAGCTGGTGTTGATCTGCCGAGAAACAAGCGCATGGACATTGCGCTGACATACATTTACGGCATCGGCCGGACCATGGCCCTGCAGATTCTCGATACCGTCAAAGTTGACTGGCAAAAGAACTCTGATGATCTTTCCGCCGACGAAGTCAACGTCATCCGTACCGAGATCGAAAACAACCACAAGGTCGAGGGCGACCTGCGTCGTGATATCACGAGCAACATCAAGCGCTTGATGGACATTGGCAGCTATCGCGGCCTGCGCCATCGTCGCGGTCTTCCCGTTCGCGGGCAGAAAACCAAGACCAACGCCCGTACCCGCAAGGGTCCCCGCCGCTCGGTCATGGGCCGCAAGAAGAAATAG
- the rpmJ gene encoding 50S ribosomal protein L36, producing MKVRPSVKKMCSKCKIIRRNGVLRVICENPRHKQRQG from the coding sequence ATGAAAGTCAGACCTTCTGTTAAGAAAATGTGTTCCAAGTGCAAAATCATCAGGCGCAACGGCGTGCTTCGGGTCATTTGTGAGAATCCCCGGCACAAGCAGCGTCAAGGATAA
- the map gene encoding type I methionyl aminopeptidase, whose amino-acid sequence MKKFRGIFLKNEKEIGLMREANRIVSLILDELGENVKPGVPTMLFEEICRARCEEHGVRPAFLGYQGFPFALCCSVNEEIVHGFPSRERILVEGDIVSFDMGVVYEGFFGDSARTCAVGTVSAEARKLMDITRESLNIGIEQAVPGNNLYDISAAIQSYVEGFGFGIVRRFVGHGIGSHLHEKPEIPNFVPKGMAGIPLKAGMVLAIEPMVTVGSHEVEVLEDKWTAVTKDRKLSAHFEHTVAITSDGPRILSLSD is encoded by the coding sequence TTGAAGAAATTCAGGGGAATCTTCCTCAAGAATGAGAAGGAGATTGGCCTCATGCGCGAGGCCAATCGCATTGTCTCCCTGATTCTCGACGAGTTGGGAGAGAACGTCAAACCAGGCGTTCCGACCATGCTCTTCGAGGAGATATGCCGGGCCAGGTGCGAAGAGCACGGGGTTCGCCCGGCGTTCCTGGGCTATCAGGGATTCCCCTTTGCCCTGTGTTGTTCTGTGAATGAGGAGATCGTACACGGCTTTCCCTCGCGGGAGCGCATCCTGGTCGAAGGCGACATAGTCAGCTTCGACATGGGCGTGGTGTACGAGGGTTTTTTCGGGGATTCCGCCCGCACCTGCGCGGTGGGGACTGTCTCCGCAGAGGCCAGAAAGCTCATGGACATAACCCGTGAGTCGCTTAACATAGGTATCGAACAGGCCGTGCCTGGCAACAACCTCTATGACATTTCCGCGGCAATCCAGTCATATGTTGAAGGGTTCGGCTTCGGTATAGTCCGTCGATTTGTCGGACACGGGATCGGAAGCCATCTCCATGAGAAGCCCGAGATCCCCAACTTCGTCCCCAAGGGCATGGCCGGTATCCCTCTCAAAGCCGGCATGGTGCTCGCCATTGAGCCGATGGTCACAGTTGGGAGCCACGAAGTTGAAGTCCTTGAGGACAAATGGACCGCGGTGACCAAGGACAGGAAGCTGTCCGCGCATTTCGAGCACACCGTGGCCATCACCTCCGATGGACCCAGGATCCTGAGTTTGTCCGACTAG